From one Flavobacteriales bacterium genomic stretch:
- a CDS encoding TIGR00730 family Rossman fold protein has product MSRLKKEPSANAESERRIQRAFKRKGWNEIKANDSWAIFKIMSEFVEGFEALQRIRPCVSIFGSARTTAEAPEYKLAEEIAFQLTGNGYGVITGGGPGIMEAANKGAQRGGGTSVGLNIELPFEQSSNPYIDKEKSLHFDYFFVRKVMFTKYSQGFIVLPGGFGTLDELFEALTLIQTQKIARFPIILVGRKYWQGLMDWITQTMGSKHAYINLEDMELFSVVDKPEEAVAAINAFYSKYMLKPNF; this is encoded by the coding sequence ATGAGCAGATTGAAAAAGGAACCGAGCGCGAATGCGGAGAGCGAGCGCCGCATCCAGCGCGCCTTCAAGCGCAAAGGGTGGAACGAGATCAAGGCGAACGACAGCTGGGCGATCTTCAAGATCATGAGCGAGTTCGTCGAGGGCTTCGAGGCCTTGCAGCGAATCCGCCCGTGCGTGAGCATCTTCGGCAGCGCCCGCACCACGGCTGAGGCCCCCGAGTACAAGCTGGCGGAAGAGATCGCATTCCAGCTCACGGGCAACGGCTACGGTGTGATCACGGGCGGCGGCCCTGGCATCATGGAGGCCGCCAACAAGGGCGCGCAGCGCGGCGGCGGCACCAGCGTGGGCCTCAACATCGAGCTCCCCTTCGAGCAATCATCGAACCCGTACATCGATAAGGAGAAGAGCCTCCACTTCGACTATTTCTTCGTGCGCAAGGTGATGTTCACCAAGTACTCGCAGGGCTTCATCGTGCTGCCCGGCGGATTCGGCACGCTCGACGAGCTCTTCGAGGCCCTCACGCTCATACAGACGCAGAAGATCGCGCGCTTCCCCATCATCCTCGTCGGCAGGAAGTACTGGCAGGGGCTGATGGATTGGATCACCCAGACCATGGGAAGCAAGCATGCCTACATCAACCTGGAGGACATGGAGCTCTTCAGCGTGGTGGATAAGCCCGAGGAGGCTGTTGCCGCGATCAATGCGTTCTACAGCAAGTACATGCTGAAGCCGAACTTCTAA
- the uvrA gene encoding excinuclease ABC subunit UvrA: MNATSPQSNGNGAHADDHIEVLGARVHNLKGIDVRIPRDQLVVITGLSGSGKSSLAFDTIHAEGQRRYIETFNAYARQFLGGIERPDVDLITGLSPVIAIEQKTISRNPRSTVGTVTEIYDLLRLLYARIADAFSYETGEAMVRYTDQQIINLVSEAYAGKEVLVLAPLVRGRKGHYRELFEQLLRQGFLRARADGEVLDLTSRPRLDRYKVHDIELVVDRIKVNEGGAKRLAETIGIAMKHGKGNLMVVEAKGQHQPRFLSRHLMCPTTGIAYEEPEPNLFSFNSPYGACPRCSGLGQVTEVALDKIVPDRKKSIRKGAIVPVGSAKGSWVFKQIEAVLSSFGHDLDTPVEEMDDAVLAALLNGMDEPLRVSSSVGLSDRTVQFEGIIPFILEQAEEGPKTAQKWASGFTHMVTCPECQGARLKRTALHFRIDGKNISELAQCSFTELHGFMKGLVDRLEGNKAIIAKEVVKEITARSGFLLDVGLEYLTLDRSARSLSGGEAQRIRLATQIGSQLTGVLYILDEPSIGLHQRDDQRLIGSLRNLRDGGNSVLVVEHDKEMMLSADHLIDIGPGAGEHGGRIVAQGHPEHLAQGDSVTARYLRNELRIEVPAVRRHGNGKRLTLFGAKGNNLKEIDADFPLGTFICVTGVSGSGKSTLIGDTLYPILSKHFYRSDAHPLPYHRIKGLEHIDKVIEVDQSPIGRTPRSNPATYTGLFDHIRELYAQLPSAKIRGYKSGRFSFNTAGGRCETCKGAGVRTIEMNFLPAVHVPCEACRGKRYDRETLEVRFKGKSIADVLDMPVEEAAGHFADIPQINQKLRTLLDVGLGYVKLGQSSTTLSGGEAQRIKLATELTKKGTGNTFYILDEPTTGLHFDDVKQLISVLQRLVDQGNTVLVIEHNLDVMKVADHVIDMGPEGGAGGGMIVARGTPEEVVLMGRGHTWPYLKAELPA; the protein is encoded by the coding sequence GTGAACGCAACATCGCCCCAATCCAACGGCAACGGCGCCCACGCCGATGACCACATCGAAGTGCTCGGCGCCCGGGTGCACAACCTCAAGGGCATCGATGTGCGCATCCCGCGCGACCAGCTGGTGGTGATCACCGGCCTGAGCGGGAGCGGCAAGAGCTCTTTGGCCTTCGACACAATACACGCCGAAGGACAGCGCCGGTACATCGAGACCTTCAACGCGTATGCCCGTCAGTTCCTCGGCGGGATCGAACGGCCTGACGTGGACCTGATCACCGGACTGAGCCCGGTGATTGCCATCGAGCAGAAGACCATCAGCCGCAACCCGCGCAGCACCGTGGGCACCGTGACGGAGATCTACGACCTGCTGCGCCTGCTCTATGCGCGGATCGCCGATGCCTTCAGCTACGAGACCGGTGAAGCCATGGTGCGCTACACCGATCAGCAGATCATCAACCTGGTGAGCGAGGCCTATGCGGGCAAGGAGGTGCTGGTGCTCGCGCCGCTGGTGCGCGGGCGCAAGGGCCATTACCGCGAGCTCTTCGAGCAGCTGCTGCGCCAGGGGTTCCTGCGCGCGCGCGCCGATGGTGAGGTCCTGGACCTCACCTCGCGCCCGCGGCTCGACCGCTACAAGGTGCACGACATCGAACTCGTGGTGGACCGCATCAAGGTGAATGAAGGGGGCGCAAAACGGCTCGCTGAGACCATCGGGATCGCCATGAAGCACGGCAAGGGCAACCTGATGGTCGTTGAAGCCAAGGGCCAGCACCAGCCGCGCTTCCTGAGCAGGCACCTCATGTGCCCGACCACGGGAATCGCCTACGAAGAGCCAGAGCCGAATCTCTTCAGCTTCAACAGCCCGTACGGCGCGTGCCCACGCTGCAGCGGCCTGGGCCAGGTGACCGAGGTGGCGCTGGACAAGATCGTGCCTGACCGGAAGAAGAGCATCCGCAAAGGCGCCATCGTGCCGGTCGGCAGCGCCAAGGGCTCCTGGGTATTCAAGCAGATCGAAGCGGTGCTCAGTTCCTTCGGCCATGACCTTGACACGCCCGTGGAGGAGATGGACGACGCGGTGCTCGCCGCGCTCCTCAACGGCATGGACGAGCCTTTGCGCGTAAGCAGCAGCGTGGGACTGAGTGACCGCACCGTGCAGTTCGAGGGCATCATCCCCTTCATCCTGGAGCAGGCCGAAGAAGGTCCGAAGACCGCGCAGAAATGGGCCTCCGGCTTCACGCACATGGTCACCTGCCCCGAGTGCCAGGGCGCGCGTCTGAAGAGGACCGCATTGCACTTCCGCATCGATGGCAAGAACATCAGCGAGCTGGCGCAGTGCTCCTTCACGGAGCTGCACGGCTTCATGAAAGGCCTCGTTGACCGGCTCGAGGGAAACAAGGCCATCATCGCCAAGGAAGTGGTGAAGGAGATCACCGCGCGCAGCGGCTTCCTGCTCGATGTGGGACTGGAATACCTCACGCTCGACCGCAGCGCGCGCTCGCTCAGCGGCGGAGAGGCGCAACGGATCCGACTAGCCACGCAGATAGGCAGCCAGCTCACCGGCGTGCTCTACATCCTCGACGAGCCCAGCATCGGCTTGCATCAACGCGATGACCAGCGCCTGATCGGCAGCCTGCGCAACCTGCGCGATGGCGGCAACAGCGTGCTGGTGGTAGAGCATGACAAGGAGATGATGCTAAGCGCCGACCACCTGATCGACATCGGGCCGGGCGCCGGCGAGCACGGGGGGCGCATCGTGGCTCAAGGGCACCCGGAGCACCTGGCGCAGGGCGACAGCGTGACGGCACGCTACCTCCGCAATGAGCTGCGCATCGAAGTGCCCGCCGTTCGACGCCATGGCAATGGCAAGCGCTTGACCCTGTTCGGGGCCAAAGGCAACAACCTGAAAGAAATCGACGCGGACTTCCCGCTGGGCACCTTCATCTGCGTGACCGGCGTGAGCGGCAGCGGCAAGAGCACGCTCATCGGCGACACGCTGTACCCGATCCTGAGCAAGCACTTCTACCGCAGCGATGCCCACCCCCTGCCCTACCACCGCATCAAGGGCCTCGAGCACATCGACAAGGTGATCGAGGTGGACCAGAGCCCGATCGGCCGCACCCCGCGCAGCAACCCCGCCACCTACACCGGCCTCTTCGACCACATCCGTGAGCTTTACGCGCAATTGCCCAGCGCCAAGATCCGCGGGTACAAGAGCGGTCGGTTCAGCTTCAATACGGCCGGCGGCCGATGCGAGACCTGCAAAGGCGCCGGTGTGCGCACCATTGAGATGAACTTCCTGCCCGCCGTGCATGTGCCCTGCGAGGCCTGCCGCGGCAAGCGCTACGACCGCGAGACCCTCGAGGTGCGCTTCAAGGGCAAGAGCATCGCCGATGTGCTGGACATGCCGGTGGAGGAGGCTGCCGGCCACTTCGCGGACATCCCGCAGATCAACCAGAAGCTGCGCACCCTGCTCGATGTGGGCCTGGGCTACGTGAAGCTGGGCCAGAGCAGCACCACGCTCAGCGGCGGCGAAGCGCAGCGGATCAAGCTGGCCACCGAGCTCACCAAGAAGGGCACCGGCAACACCTTCTACATCCTCGACGAGCCCACTACGGGACTGCACTTCGATGATGTGAAGCAGCTGATCAGCGTGCTTCAGCGCCTGGTGGACCAAGGCAACACCGTGCTCGTGATCGAGCATAACCTCGATGTGATGAAGGTGGCCGATCATGTGATCGACATGGGGCCGGAAGGCGGCGCCGGCGGCGGCATGATCGTGGCGCGCGGAACGCCCGAGGAAGTGGTGCTCATGGGGCGGGGACATACCTGGCCTTACCTCAAGGCGGAATTGCCCGCCTGA
- a CDS encoding lytic transglycosylase domain-containing protein: MKTPLSLIARAMGLLLLMIAASLASNVLMSSASNEGTDLDHRQRFNNGYQVFSLTLPAQVSFCGEPVPMDRIDVRERLDRELLVNTYWQSNTLLAHKRANRWFPLIEEVLRREGVPDDMKFLALVESNFTNAVSPMGATGYWQFMKETAQAHGLEVNGEVDERYHVEKSTVAACRYLKKSYEKHGNWALAAAAYNLGSGGVDKQLGRQKKENYFDLLLPEETSRYVFRILAMKEIIRDPERYGFHLRNQDLYPPYRTRSVEVNGPIEDIAAFAQEHGTDYKTVKILNPWLRDARLTNKAGRSYAILLPAEGFHDAAAE; the protein is encoded by the coding sequence ATGAAAACCCCGCTCTCACTGATCGCCCGTGCCATGGGCCTATTGCTGCTGATGATAGCGGCATCCTTGGCCAGCAATGTCCTCATGTCTTCAGCGAGCAACGAAGGCACGGACCTGGACCACCGGCAGCGCTTCAACAACGGCTACCAGGTATTCAGCCTCACCCTGCCGGCGCAGGTGAGCTTCTGCGGCGAGCCGGTGCCCATGGATCGGATCGATGTGCGTGAGCGCCTCGATCGCGAGCTGCTCGTGAACACCTATTGGCAGAGCAACACCCTGCTGGCCCACAAACGCGCCAACCGCTGGTTCCCGCTGATCGAGGAAGTGCTGCGCCGCGAAGGCGTTCCCGATGACATGAAGTTCCTGGCGCTGGTGGAGAGCAATTTCACCAATGCCGTTTCACCTATGGGCGCCACCGGTTACTGGCAATTCATGAAGGAGACCGCCCAAGCGCACGGGCTCGAGGTGAATGGAGAGGTGGATGAGCGCTACCATGTGGAGAAGAGCACCGTAGCCGCATGCCGGTACTTGAAGAAATCGTATGAGAAGCATGGCAACTGGGCTTTAGCCGCCGCCGCATACAACCTGGGGAGCGGCGGCGTGGACAAGCAACTCGGGCGCCAGAAGAAGGAGAACTACTTCGACCTTCTGCTGCCCGAGGAGACGAGCCGGTACGTGTTCCGCATACTGGCCATGAAGGAGATCATCAGGGACCCTGAGCGCTATGGCTTCCATTTGCGCAACCAGGACCTGTATCCGCCCTACCGCACACGGTCCGTGGAAGTCAATGGGCCGATTGAGGACATTGCCGCCTTTGCGCAGGAACACGGCACGGATTACAAGACCGTGAAGATCCTGAACCCATGGCTCCGCGATGCCCGGCTCACCAACAAAGCGGGGCGCTCCTATGCCATCCTGCTGCCTGCCGAAGGCTTCCATGACGCGGCGGCGGAGTAA
- a CDS encoding undecaprenyl/decaprenyl-phosphate alpha-N-acetylglucosaminyl 1-phosphate transferase, with translation MPSDRAMTYSGAQLFLIYSGLFFAALVFSLLVNSLFMRFARTLGMREKDEMLERWSASHKPAFGGIGFYILFLACFTLHGVLFPGEVTVLRPELLGLLAATSLGFLMGLADDAYNTRPVLKFIVQIACGAILVASGTSIDLFEARWANIALTLFWVVGMMNSINMLDNMDAVATSVSIAILSAAVVVMIGTDTMDPVYMVLLVGTMAALAGFLFYNWNPSRMFMGDTGSQFIGVLIAFVGIRFFWNAPSPSGAWEPARQMLMPLIVFLLPIADTATVTINRIMRGHSPFVGGRDHTTHHLSYLGLSDGQVALVFIGLSLVNAFLAFSIARFIAVWENLHTVLFVSYGLLVFCSLFTITHRTKPGA, from the coding sequence TTGCCAAGTGACCGCGCCATGACCTACAGCGGCGCGCAGCTCTTCCTCATCTACTCCGGCCTGTTCTTCGCGGCGTTGGTCTTCAGCCTGCTGGTCAACTCGCTCTTCATGCGCTTCGCCCGGACCCTGGGCATGCGCGAGAAGGATGAGATGCTCGAGCGCTGGAGCGCGAGCCACAAGCCGGCGTTCGGCGGCATCGGGTTCTACATCCTGTTCCTGGCCTGCTTCACCTTGCATGGGGTGCTCTTCCCCGGCGAAGTGACCGTGCTGCGGCCCGAGCTCCTGGGGCTGCTGGCCGCCACCTCCCTCGGCTTCCTCATGGGCCTGGCCGATGACGCCTACAATACCCGGCCGGTGCTCAAGTTCATCGTGCAGATCGCCTGCGGAGCCATCCTCGTGGCCAGCGGGACCAGCATCGACCTCTTCGAAGCGCGCTGGGCGAACATCGCACTGACGCTCTTCTGGGTCGTGGGCATGATGAATTCCATCAACATGCTCGACAACATGGATGCCGTGGCCACCTCGGTCAGCATTGCCATCCTATCCGCCGCTGTGGTGGTGATGATCGGCACCGATACCATGGATCCGGTGTACATGGTGCTCCTGGTGGGAACCATGGCCGCACTGGCCGGCTTCCTCTTCTACAACTGGAATCCGTCGCGCATGTTCATGGGCGATACGGGCAGCCAGTTCATCGGCGTGCTCATCGCCTTCGTGGGCATCCGCTTCTTCTGGAACGCTCCATCGCCTTCCGGCGCATGGGAGCCTGCGCGCCAGATGCTCATGCCCTTGATCGTATTCCTGCTCCCCATCGCCGATACCGCCACGGTCACCATCAACCGGATCATGCGCGGCCATAGTCCGTTCGTGGGTGGGCGTGACCATACGACGCACCACCTGAGCTACCTGGGGTTGAGCGACGGGCAGGTGGCCTTGGTATTCATCGGGCTCAGCTTGGTGAATGCATTCCTGGCATTCTCCATCGCCCGTTTCATCGCCGTGTGGGAGAACCTGCATACGGTGCTGTTCGTTTCATACGGCCTGCTCGTCTTCTGCAGCCTGTTCACGATCACCCATCGCACCAAGCCCGGCGCATGA
- the rfbC gene encoding dTDP-4-dehydrorhamnose 3,5-epimerase, with the protein MIDKETYPIAGLVLLRPRRFTDERGSFMETWSQRAMDEAIGEQRFVQDNESVSSAGVLRGLHFQLEPHAQGKLVRVSRGAAMDVCVDIRPESPTYGRHVKVRLASDDPAMLWVPPGFAHGFAALEDATVFNYKCTAYYQPGSERTIRWDDPALGIDWGIASPIVSEKDRAGFAFDGPWHLAK; encoded by the coding sequence ATGATCGACAAGGAAACCTACCCCATCGCCGGCCTTGTGCTGCTGCGCCCCCGGCGCTTCACCGATGAGCGCGGATCGTTCATGGAGACCTGGAGCCAACGGGCCATGGATGAGGCCATCGGGGAGCAGCGGTTCGTGCAGGACAATGAGAGCGTGTCGAGCGCCGGCGTGCTGCGCGGCCTGCACTTCCAGCTTGAACCGCATGCACAGGGCAAGCTCGTGCGGGTCTCGCGCGGAGCGGCGATGGATGTGTGCGTGGACATCCGCCCGGAGAGCCCGACCTACGGGCGGCACGTGAAGGTGCGCCTGGCGTCCGATGACCCTGCGATGCTCTGGGTGCCTCCTGGCTTCGCCCATGGCTTCGCGGCCTTGGAGGATGCCACCGTCTTCAACTACAAGTGCACGGCGTATTACCAACCCGGCTCGGAGCGCACCATCCGATGGGATGATCCTGCGCTGGGGATCGACTGGGGGATCGCTTCGCCTATCGTGAGCGAGAAGGACCGCGCGGGCTTCGCCTTCGACGGGCCCTGGCATCTTGCCAAGTGA
- a CDS encoding polysaccharide biosynthesis tyrosine autokinase — protein MVAEEVTSRAVSFESYRQRITNFSNEFDLGLFIYILRRSMPWVVLVLMMAGASAALYLRYTVPIHESKSQLQLGGSNQAKQVLLMNSFMEEQNFAVDLEFMRSRFFLGMALDRLPLRVSYFNKGQILTEEYYVHSFFKLRDLVVADNIVLDQPVFLDFTKPDEVALTYTAGGRTFTDAFPRGGLVSMPHFSAFIDVSDTPILSDPDAKSTFYFKINSPDRLVEKYAGQVWLTSLDYATKVVDITCRDPNPYVARDLAQSLAETFIDYDVQRQSSSAASVISFIRSQKDTAYKELRDSELVMQGLQSENRVSDMGSLAPLLLERSNTYEDELVRHTLDVELLKAMEKSSGGDGSDISAQDLLPLLLGTKYESTLSMPLRDLQQLIEKRDLIQEDATGRHPGLAAAEERIRVQKRVLLETVRRLRESAEQQRADLSRQLGILDGKFRVLPEKEIEYSRVERVFSINQKYYMLLLEKEVEYRISKAGFVPQNRILQSAALSASPVSPNKEVVIASYLMAGIILCLVILLIRYILHDNITTLNDVAKLSHASIGILGMVPKYKYDIPVSELLIDKNPKSLIAEAFRTVRTNMQFVDNTAGPKVVAITSTISGEGKTFVAMNLAGIISYSGKRVIILDLDMRKPKIHLGFDVDNARGMSTVLIGKDSLDDCIRKSNLEGLDYITAGPIPPNPSELIISPRMLEVIAELKQRYDVVLLDNPPVGLVTDGIPMIQLADYPIYIFRSDYSKKHFVQNVDRLINENSIKRLSCVLNGVDVDRNRYGYNYGYGYGYGYGYGYGSGYAGGYYEERPSSKRGKAGFLANLFGRS, from the coding sequence ATGGTCGCAGAAGAGGTCACCAGCCGTGCGGTAAGCTTCGAGAGCTACAGGCAGCGGATCACGAACTTCAGCAACGAGTTCGACCTAGGCCTCTTCATCTACATCCTGCGCCGGAGCATGCCTTGGGTGGTGCTCGTGCTGATGATGGCCGGAGCCTCGGCGGCCTTGTACCTGCGCTATACCGTGCCCATCCATGAATCGAAGTCGCAATTGCAGCTGGGCGGCAGCAACCAGGCCAAGCAGGTGCTGCTCATGAACAGCTTCATGGAGGAGCAGAACTTCGCCGTGGACCTCGAATTCATGCGCAGCCGCTTCTTCCTGGGCATGGCACTCGACCGGCTGCCGCTGCGCGTTAGCTACTTCAACAAGGGGCAGATCCTCACGGAGGAGTACTACGTGCACTCCTTCTTCAAGCTGCGCGACCTGGTGGTGGCCGACAACATCGTTCTCGACCAGCCCGTGTTCCTGGATTTCACCAAGCCGGATGAAGTGGCCCTCACCTACACCGCCGGCGGGCGCACCTTCACCGATGCCTTCCCGCGCGGGGGCCTGGTGTCCATGCCGCACTTCTCCGCGTTCATCGATGTGAGCGACACGCCGATCCTGAGCGATCCCGATGCGAAGTCCACCTTCTACTTCAAGATCAACAGCCCCGACCGGCTGGTGGAGAAGTACGCCGGCCAGGTGTGGCTCACCTCGCTCGATTACGCTACCAAAGTGGTTGACATCACGTGCCGCGACCCCAACCCTTACGTGGCCCGGGACCTGGCCCAGTCGCTCGCCGAGACCTTCATCGACTACGATGTGCAGCGCCAGAGCAGCAGCGCCGCCAGCGTGATCAGCTTCATCCGCTCGCAGAAGGACACGGCTTACAAGGAGCTGCGGGACTCGGAGCTGGTGATGCAGGGCCTGCAGAGCGAGAACCGCGTGAGTGACATGGGATCGTTGGCCCCGCTGCTCCTGGAGCGATCGAACACGTACGAGGACGAGCTGGTGCGCCATACCCTGGACGTGGAGCTGCTGAAGGCGATGGAGAAGTCCAGCGGCGGCGATGGGAGCGACATCAGCGCGCAGGACCTGCTGCCGCTGCTGCTGGGCACCAAGTACGAATCGACCCTGAGCATGCCGCTGCGTGACCTCCAGCAGCTGATCGAGAAGCGCGACCTGATCCAAGAGGATGCCACCGGCCGCCACCCCGGACTGGCTGCCGCAGAAGAGCGCATCCGGGTGCAGAAGCGCGTTCTGCTGGAGACCGTGAGGAGGCTGCGTGAGAGCGCCGAGCAGCAGCGCGCCGACCTGAGCCGCCAACTGGGCATACTCGATGGGAAGTTCAGGGTGCTGCCCGAGAAGGAGATCGAGTACAGCCGCGTGGAGCGCGTCTTCAGCATCAACCAGAAGTACTACATGCTTCTGCTCGAGAAAGAGGTGGAGTACCGCATCAGCAAAGCCGGCTTCGTGCCGCAGAACAGGATCCTGCAGAGCGCCGCGCTCTCCGCCTCACCCGTATCGCCGAACAAGGAAGTGGTGATCGCCTCATACCTCATGGCGGGCATCATACTCTGCCTGGTGATCCTGCTGATCCGCTATATCCTGCACGACAACATCACCACGCTCAATGACGTGGCCAAGCTGAGCCACGCCAGCATCGGCATCCTGGGCATGGTGCCCAAATACAAGTATGACATCCCGGTCTCCGAGCTGCTGATCGACAAGAACCCCAAGAGCCTGATCGCGGAGGCCTTCCGGACGGTGCGCACCAACATGCAGTTCGTGGACAACACGGCAGGGCCGAAGGTGGTGGCCATCACCAGCACCATCTCCGGCGAGGGCAAGACCTTCGTGGCGATGAACCTGGCCGGCATCATCTCGTACAGCGGCAAGCGGGTGATCATCCTCGACCTGGACATGCGCAAACCCAAGATCCACTTGGGCTTCGACGTGGACAATGCGCGCGGGATGAGCACCGTTCTGATCGGGAAGGACAGCCTTGATGACTGCATCCGAAAGAGCAACCTCGAGGGCCTCGATTACATCACTGCCGGGCCCATCCCGCCCAACCCCTCGGAGCTCATCATCAGTCCGCGCATGCTCGAGGTGATCGCCGAGCTCAAGCAGCGCTACGATGTGGTGCTGCTCGATAATCCGCCGGTTGGGCTCGTCACCGACGGCATCCCCATGATCCAACTGGCCGATTACCCCATCTACATCTTCCGCAGCGACTACAGCAAGAAGCACTTCGTGCAGAACGTGGACCGATTGATCAACGAGAACAGCATCAAGCGACTGAGCTGCGTGCTCAATGGCGTTGACGTGGACCGCAACCGCTACGGCTACAACTACGGCTACGGCTATGGTTACGGCTATGGCTATGGGTACGGCAGCGGGTATGCGGGCGGCTACTACGAGGAAAGGCCCTCCAGCAAGCGCGGCAAGGCCGGTTTCCTGGCCAACCTCTTCGGGCGATCATGA